The Myxococcota bacterium region GCGCGAGCCTGTTGCTCGCGCTGGTGCTGCTCGCCTGCAAGCGGCCCGAGCCCGAGTCACCGGCCCAGGTCTACCTGCGTGACCCCGCGGCGGTGGCACGCGGGCGTCTCATCTTCGTGGGGAACTGCGGCGCGTACTGTCACTCGACCCAGAACGTGGAGCGCGACGCGCCGTCGCTCTTCGACTGCGAGTGGAAGCACGGCAGCCGCGACGCCGACATCTTCCACGTCATCTCCGAAGGCGTGCCCGGCACGCGCATGCCCGCCTGGAAGGGCACGCTGCCCGAAGGCGACGCCGACATCTGGCGGGTCGTCGCCTACCTGCGCTCGGCCTCGGTCTGCAAGGAAAACGCCCCACCGGCCCCGCACTGACCCGTATCCTTCCGGCCAGCCCGCGCGACAACGTCACAGGGAGGCGCGATGGCCGACGAGTCGATCGACGACGAGCTCCTGGACGCAGCCTGTGAGTCCTGGAACCGCTACCTGACCGCGCTGGACGGCTTCCGGCCCGCGCTCTTCCGCTACTGCCGCTCGCTCACCGGCAACGTCTGGGACGCGGAGGACCTGGTGCAGGAGACGCTCGAGAAGGGCTTCGCGCGCCTGGGCTCCGTCACGTACGGCGTCGACAACCCGCGCGGCTACGTGCTGCGCATCGCGTCGAACCTGTGGCTGAGTCAGCTGCGCCGGCGCCGCGTCGCAGAGTCGGCGCGCGGGCTTCTGGAAGAGCTCGGCCCCGATGCGCCGGGCCCCTCGCCCGAAGACGCCGCCGGCGTGCGCGACGCGGGCGCCGCGCTCTTGCAGCTCGCCCCGCAGGAGCGCGCCGCGATCCTCTTGAAGGAGACCTTCGACATGACGCTCGAGGAGATCGCGCAGGTGCTGGCGACGAGCGTCGGCGCGGTCAAAGCCGCGCTGCACCGCGGCCGCGCGCGGCTGCGCGAGACGCACGCGAGCTCGGCCCCGCGCCGCACGCCGGCGCGCGCGGTGCTCGACCGCTTCGTGGAGCGCTACAACGCGCGCGACCGCGAGGGGCTGCTCGACCTGTTGCTCGACACCGCCTCGATCGAGATGCCCGGCGTCGACTTCGAAGCCGGCCGCGACACCTTCGCGCGCAAGCACGGCTGGCTCACGCACAACCTGGTCAGCCCGTTCGACGGCAAGCCCACGGACGCGATCTGGGAGACCGTCGACTACGAGGGCGAGCCGATCGTGCTGGTCTTGTATCCGCGCGGCGGCGAGCTCCGGGTCGGGTCACTCATGCGCTTCGAGACCGACGCCGACCGGATCTCGCACGTCCGCGTGTACGCGACGTGTCCCGATGCGGTGCGCGAGGTGGCCGATCGCCTCGGCCGACCGAGCGCGCTCCTGGGCTTCTATCACTTCCCGGCCTCGATGCACGCGGCGATCAATGCGCGGGCTCGCGCGGGAGAATGAGGTCCTTGACGGGCAGGCGCTCCGTCGTCCATACAGACCCGACATGCGCCGCCTTGCCGCTGCCGCTCTCGCCGCTGCCCTGCTGCTCGCCCCCGCCGCCGGGATTCGCGCCGACGAGAGCGTGAAGCTCCCGACCGGCAAGGAAGTCCAGGACGCGCTGCCCGAGGGCGGATCGCTCACCGGCAAGCAGATCTTCGACAAGTTCCTCGACAACCGGCTGCGCACCTGCGTGCAGTGGCAGACCGTCATCTCGCGCGACCCGGGGGGCAACGAGCAGCGCACGCGCTTCTGGGTGCGTTGGAAGGACTACCGCGACAAGAACAAGAACGCGGTGAACGGGGTGATCGCCAAGACCCTGGTGAAGTTCCAGGAGCCCGAGGACATGCGGCAGACGGGCTACCTGATGATCGTGAACGCGGACCGCTCGAACGACCAGTTCATCTGGAGCCCGGCGACCGGCCGAGTGCGGCGCGTTTCGCTGCGCGGCGTGGGCATCATGGGCACCGACTACACCTTCGACGACAT contains the following coding sequences:
- a CDS encoding cytochrome c: MSRASLLLALVLLACKRPEPESPAQVYLRDPAAVARGRLIFVGNCGAYCHSTQNVERDAPSLFDCEWKHGSRDADIFHVISEGVPGTRMPAWKGTLPEGDADIWRVVAYLRSASVCKENAPPAPH
- a CDS encoding RNA polymerase sigma factor, which gives rise to MADESIDDELLDAACESWNRYLTALDGFRPALFRYCRSLTGNVWDAEDLVQETLEKGFARLGSVTYGVDNPRGYVLRIASNLWLSQLRRRRVAESARGLLEELGPDAPGPSPEDAAGVRDAGAALLQLAPQERAAILLKETFDMTLEEIAQVLATSVGAVKAALHRGRARLRETHASSAPRRTPARAVLDRFVERYNARDREGLLDLLLDTASIEMPGVDFEAGRDTFARKHGWLTHNLVSPFDGKPTDAIWETVDYEGEPIVLVLYPRGGELRVGSLMRFETDADRISHVRVYATCPDAVREVADRLGRPSALLGFYHFPASMHAAINARARAGE
- a CDS encoding outer membrane lipoprotein-sorting protein, which produces MRRLAAAALAAALLLAPAAGIRADESVKLPTGKEVQDALPEGGSLTGKQIFDKFLDNRLRTCVQWQTVISRDPGGNEQRTRFWVRWKDYRDKNKNAVNGVIAKTLVKFQEPEDMRQTGYLMIVNADRSNDQFIWSPATGRVRRVSLRGVGIMGTDYTFDDIGWKNIEDAEYMRQPDDTVDGIPTYVLEVHMKPFVDSQFKTVRTWIDKQHYIALRSIYRDDQGLEMREFLADSTSVQDFDGAWVPTRSTMLNLREKTSTTILIEALDPNVHLSDQHFSTLQLTLRR